A genomic segment from Candidatus Korarchaeum cryptofilum OPF8 encodes:
- a CDS encoding protein translocase SEC61 complex subunit gamma, which produces MSYEGRRMPEKERKEGLIDYIVQTLKVAEKPGWDEIWATFKVTVTGFFLIGLIGFLIQLIALYIAGG; this is translated from the coding sequence ATGAGTTATGAGGGGAGGAGGATGCCGGAGAAGGAGAGGAAGGAGGGTTTAATAGATTACATAGTTCAGACTTTGAAGGTAGCTGAGAAACCGGGATGGGATGAGATCTGGGCAACTTTCAAGGTAACAGTGACTGGATTCTTCCTCATAGGGCTAATAGGGTTTCTGATCCAGTTAATAGCGCTTTACATAGCGGGTGGATGA
- a CDS encoding 50S ribosomal protein L1, which produces MSKLLTESDSLKVIRRILEGSPKRRFNEAVDLVVVLRGIDLKRDPNAKINEVVELPHSPRNRKTKVAVIGKGEFLSKAKEAGADRVLEPEEIEAIAANKRALKKLANEYDFFIAQADVLPKIVKYIGPVLGPRNKMPINLPAMAVSQLPDLIEKLRRSVRIRTKDQPIIHTKVGSRDMKPEEIVENIRAVLSAIERKYEDPSKISRVYVKTTMGPAEELPLAAGRR; this is translated from the coding sequence ATGTCCAAGCTGCTCACTGAGAGTGATTCCTTGAAGGTGATCAGGAGGATACTCGAGGGAAGCCCCAAGAGGAGGTTCAACGAGGCCGTGGATCTCGTAGTGGTTCTGAGGGGAATAGACCTGAAGAGGGATCCAAACGCGAAGATAAATGAGGTGGTGGAGCTCCCCCATTCACCGAGGAACAGGAAAACGAAGGTGGCTGTGATAGGGAAGGGAGAGTTCCTCTCTAAAGCTAAGGAAGCCGGTGCGGATAGAGTGCTCGAACCTGAGGAGATAGAGGCCATAGCTGCTAATAAGAGGGCCCTTAAGAAGCTGGCTAATGAGTACGATTTCTTCATAGCTCAAGCCGATGTCCTGCCCAAGATAGTGAAGTATATAGGTCCAGTACTCGGGCCCAGGAACAAGATGCCAATAAACCTGCCAGCCATGGCCGTGTCCCAGCTACCAGACCTTATAGAGAAGCTGAGGAGATCCGTGAGGATAAGGACGAAGGATCAGCCGATAATACATACGAAGGTGGGCTCGAGGGATATGAAGCCCGAGGAGATAGTTGAGAATATAAGGGCGGTGCTCTCAGCTATAGAGAGGAAGTACGAGGATCCATCCAAGATATCGAGGGTCTACGTGAAGACTACGATGGGGCCGGCTGAGGAGCTCCCGTTGGCGGCTGGGAGGAGGTGA
- the ftsZ gene encoding cell division protein FtsZ, with product MIRTATRRVDEGVREIPQKVSPEDSSLKEFLEKVKARIVIMGVGGGGSNTITRLNAIGIDSVETVAVNTDAQHLLITTADRKLLIGKELCGGNGSGGDPHIGEEAARESADEIEEFLSGSDLLFIMAGLGGGTGTGASPVIAEIGKRVGAAVVSVVTLPFTAEGAKKREIAMKGLAKLASVSDTIVVVNNDKILEIAKELPLYQAFFISDEIVARAVKGVVELVVKPGLVNVDLADLRNVIESGGPAVLTFGESDGENRAMEAVDDALGNPLLDADISGGKAAIINITSGPDFSLEEMQQIVETIVSSLDPNANVIWGARIDESLKGSVQVLLVVTGVASPTVEAALQGELREPFVERATKPKVEKAAKALPRVTERKTIPIAREVRERSDLGIDEL from the coding sequence ATGATAAGGACCGCTACTAGGAGAGTTGATGAGGGAGTTAGGGAGATCCCCCAGAAGGTATCGCCTGAGGACTCGAGCCTGAAGGAATTCCTGGAGAAAGTCAAGGCCAGGATCGTGATAATGGGGGTAGGAGGGGGAGGAAGCAACACTATAACTAGGCTGAACGCTATAGGGATAGATTCAGTTGAGACAGTCGCCGTCAATACGGATGCTCAGCACCTACTCATAACGACAGCCGATAGGAAGCTCCTGATAGGCAAGGAGCTATGCGGTGGCAACGGATCCGGAGGGGATCCGCACATAGGCGAGGAAGCGGCTAGAGAGAGCGCGGATGAGATTGAGGAATTCCTGAGTGGCAGCGATCTCTTATTCATAATGGCGGGCTTGGGAGGCGGTACTGGGACAGGGGCCTCCCCGGTCATAGCGGAGATAGGTAAGAGGGTCGGAGCCGCTGTAGTATCTGTGGTGACGCTTCCGTTCACCGCTGAAGGAGCGAAGAAGAGGGAAATCGCTATGAAAGGATTAGCTAAATTGGCATCGGTCTCAGATACTATAGTAGTGGTGAATAACGATAAGATCCTGGAGATAGCGAAGGAGTTGCCACTCTATCAGGCCTTCTTCATATCCGATGAGATAGTGGCTAGAGCTGTGAAAGGAGTCGTGGAGCTCGTCGTGAAGCCTGGTCTCGTGAACGTCGATCTGGCCGATCTCAGGAACGTTATAGAGAGCGGAGGGCCAGCCGTCCTTACCTTCGGGGAGAGCGATGGTGAGAACAGGGCTATGGAGGCTGTCGATGACGCTTTAGGCAATCCACTGCTCGATGCCGATATATCCGGAGGGAAGGCGGCCATAATCAACATAACCTCCGGCCCCGATTTCTCCCTCGAGGAGATGCAGCAGATAGTTGAGACCATAGTCAGCTCGCTGGACCCCAACGCCAACGTCATCTGGGGAGCTAGGATAGATGAGTCCCTCAAGGGCTCGGTTCAGGTGCTCCTAGTGGTCACCGGAGTAGCATCGCCCACAGTGGAGGCAGCCCTCCAGGGAGAGCTGAGGGAGCCCTTCGTGGAGAGGGCCACCAAGCCCAAGGTGGAGAAAGCTGCTAAAGCGCTCCCCAGGGTGACGGAGAGGAAGACCATACCCATAGCCAGGGAAGTCAGGGAGAGGAGTGACTTAGGAATAGATGAGTTATGA
- a CDS encoding 50S ribosomal protein L11, giving the protein MPKKIVRVLIEGGKATPGPPLGPALGGLGLNMGQIVKEINEKTSSYSGMRVPVEIEVDTETKKFEIRVGTPPTSMLILRELKAEKGSSDASKKIGNLKMETVVNIAKMKLASSNTPELKQVVKQVLGTALSMGVTVEGKDPREVQREVDSGAWDKLLGG; this is encoded by the coding sequence TTGCCTAAGAAAATCGTGAGGGTCCTAATAGAGGGAGGCAAAGCTACACCGGGTCCCCCCCTCGGGCCAGCTCTAGGAGGGCTCGGCCTGAACATGGGGCAGATCGTGAAGGAGATAAACGAGAAGACGAGCAGCTACTCTGGAATGAGGGTACCGGTGGAGATAGAAGTCGATACCGAGACGAAGAAATTCGAGATAAGGGTCGGTACTCCCCCCACTTCCATGCTCATACTGAGGGAGCTTAAAGCTGAGAAAGGCTCATCCGACGCTTCGAAGAAGATAGGGAATTTGAAGATGGAGACCGTTGTGAATATAGCTAAGATGAAGCTGGCTAGCTCCAATACTCCCGAGCTCAAGCAGGTGGTGAAGCAGGTCCTCGGGACAGCCCTCTCGATGGGCGTAACAGTGGAGGGCAAGGACCCGAGGGAGGTACAGAGGGAAGTGGATTCCGGAGCTTGGGATAAGTTGTTGGGTGGTTGA
- a CDS encoding 50S ribosomal protein L10, translated as MALETVRRSSARIRKEEAINKFLKLLKEYPTVMIGDFSRIPANHFERVRRELSPDVKFFVMKKTLFKKACELSNREGLKKLSEMVPQSLVVIFSRKDPFDTYKLLSERKTEIFMKPGDVAEEDVVIPAGPTDLAPGPILMDLRAMNIPTKIQGGKVAIAESVTILKKGQKASAQIADLLRALNIKPLKVGFKVTGAIDESGLIYSPEVLSVTREDILRLLQEAHMRSLNLAIELGEINRHTLAPMMQRAAARAIALSMRLNWVSDLTIPLLLRKAVQLAKFLNEKIGG; from the coding sequence ATGGCTCTGGAGACCGTGAGGAGGAGTAGTGCCAGGATAAGGAAGGAGGAGGCCATAAATAAGTTCCTGAAGCTCCTCAAGGAATACCCGACTGTGATGATCGGGGACTTCTCCAGGATACCCGCTAACCATTTCGAGAGAGTGAGGAGGGAGCTTTCCCCTGATGTCAAGTTCTTCGTCATGAAGAAGACTCTATTCAAGAAAGCCTGCGAGCTCTCAAATAGGGAGGGCCTGAAGAAGCTCTCAGAAATGGTGCCCCAGAGCTTAGTGGTCATATTCAGCAGGAAGGACCCATTCGATACCTACAAGCTCCTCTCAGAGAGGAAGACCGAGATATTCATGAAGCCCGGGGATGTAGCTGAGGAGGATGTCGTAATACCGGCTGGCCCGACGGATCTGGCTCCAGGTCCCATACTGATGGATCTGAGGGCCATGAATATACCTACGAAGATACAGGGAGGGAAGGTAGCTATAGCTGAGAGCGTGACCATCCTGAAGAAGGGCCAGAAGGCCTCAGCTCAGATAGCCGACCTCCTCAGGGCGCTGAACATAAAGCCCCTCAAAGTGGGCTTCAAGGTGACCGGGGCTATAGATGAGAGCGGCCTCATCTACTCACCTGAAGTGCTCTCCGTGACGAGGGAGGACATCCTCAGGCTACTGCAGGAAGCCCACATGAGGTCCTTGAACCTCGCTATAGAGTTGGGAGAGATAAACAGGCACACTTTAGCTCCTATGATGCAGAGAGCTGCTGCAAGGGCTATAGCTCTCTCAATGAGGCTGAACTGGGTCAGCGATCTCACCATACCGCTGCTGCTCAGGAAAGCAGTGCAGTTAGCGAAGTTCCTGAACGAGAAAATAGGGGGTTAG
- a CDS encoding transcription elongation factor Spt5, protein MEQRQSLFFPVRVISGKEINIMRLLVSRVSSTGAKVRSIIFVPKFKNYLFVEAEREYEVRKLIAGLSKLRLASSSPVPPQEIEDILSSETAGMEIEPGDIVKIIKGNFKGYRAVVIATPEGKSKMLTLKLLDIDRDWEVKMPVINVKLLERGKGGGEVA, encoded by the coding sequence ATGGAGCAGAGGCAATCCCTCTTCTTCCCCGTCAGGGTGATCTCTGGGAAGGAGATAAACATAATGAGGCTTCTCGTGAGCAGGGTCTCATCCACCGGGGCCAAAGTCAGATCGATAATATTCGTTCCCAAATTCAAGAACTACCTCTTCGTGGAAGCTGAGAGGGAATATGAAGTTAGGAAGCTCATAGCTGGCCTCAGCAAGCTCAGATTGGCATCTTCCAGCCCGGTACCCCCTCAGGAGATAGAGGATATATTATCCTCGGAGACAGCAGGCATGGAGATAGAGCCCGGTGATATAGTGAAGATTATTAAGGGGAATTTCAAGGGCTATAGGGCTGTGGTAATAGCCACACCGGAGGGCAAGAGTAAGATGCTGACGCTGAAGCTCCTGGATATAGATAGGGATTGGGAGGTGAAGATGCCCGTGATCAACGTTAAGCTACTGGAGAGGGGCAAGGGAGGTGGAGAAGTTGCCTAA